TCTAAAAAATACATGGATCAAGATAACTTGCGTTTTTTAACCATGGATGGCAGTAGAAATATTTTTAGAGAACAATTCGATGTTATTACTTCTTTTAATTGTCTCCATTGGATTAAAGACCAGCAAAATACTCTATTTGGGATAGAAAAATCAGCAGCATATGGTGCTCAAGTAGTTCTTCTTTTATCGCATAAAAAATCCTTATATCATCTGGTTTTGGATAAAGTTTGCTCTAGTAGTAAATGGAAAAATTATTTTATTGATTTTGTAAGCCCTCGTTTATTTTTTGATCCACATGATTACAAAGAAATGATTGTTAAATCAGGATTAGAAGTAGTTGACTTATCAGAAGAAGAAATGACTTATTCCTTTAAGTCAAAAGAACAACTTAAAGATTTTTTTAGTGCTGCAGGATCTCAGATAAAACAAATTCCTGAAAACAGGAAATCTGAATTTTTGAATGACTTTGTGACTGAGTATCTGAAAAAAGTGGTCTGTTCTCAAGAAGATTTAATCCCCGTTAGTTTTTGGTGTTTACAAGTTATAGCAACCAAACCAAAACCTAACTTAATGAAAAGTACTGATTTCGATAGTCGACCATCAAATGTTGAGTA
The nucleotide sequence above comes from Legionella hackeliae. Encoded proteins:
- a CDS encoding class I SAM-dependent methyltransferase; translation: MIGHKFCDPNKYSRNNALQYNFAMKLLRKISFDKKSRVLDVGCGDGVITNEIAEIVHEGCVIGTDISEQMIEFASKKYMDQDNLRFLTMDGSRNIFREQFDVITSFNCLHWIKDQQNTLFGIEKSAAYGAQVVLLLSHKKSLYHLVLDKVCSSSKWKNYFIDFVSPRLFFDPHDYKEMIVKSGLEVVDLSEEEMTYSFKSKEQLKDFFSAAGSQIKQIPENRKSEFLNDFVTEYLKKVVCSQEDLIPVSFWCLQVIATKPKPNLMKSTDFDSRPSNVE